The genomic window AAATTACAATTACACAGATTGGGATCTTGATTTATTAGATGACGAATATTAAAAATATATAGAAGGAGATAATTAATATGACAAATTACCAAGTAGAAGTAACATATATAATGGTAAATGGAAGTAGAGCCAAAACAAGTATTCATGTATCAGCAACATCTGCAAGTGATGCAGAAAGACAAGCTAGTAATAGAGTAACTGGAACAGTTATCAGTGCTGTAGCAAAAAAACTGAGATAAAATAATAACATCCTTATACATTATTCTTTTAATAATTCTTACAGGCTATGCTATAAAAGAAGGACTAGACTGTCTTTTAAATATAATAATATTTGTTGTTTTTCTAAGAATTATCGTATGGTTCTACAATTATTTAAACCCATTTTAAAATTAAGGCACTCCTTAAGTAGAGTGCCTTTTCATTTTTATGAAGCTTCTACTAATGCTAAAATACCTCTATTTCCTCTTCATATATATTATCATCTAATGATTCTGGAGAAATATCATTACAAGTATCAATAACTATATTTTTTTGCTCCACTACAACTGTGTTATCTTGTACTGAATAATCAAAATTATAGTTTTTGATACTCTTTCTCATATCATCTATAATCGTATATACATCTAATACCAGTATTCCTCTATCTTCTATAAACTTTAATTCTTTCCTGACAGTTGTTATGGCACTTTCTAGTGTACTCATATTAGAAATATTATTAGCTAAAACTTGTCTTACAATTTTATAGTCCAAAATTAAATTCTCATTACTGTGTATCCAAGCTACATAATTGATTCTTCCATTATGGGAATATATAAACTGCTTATAAGACTTGTCTAGCTCTATAAAGAACTCATTGTACATAGCTTCAATAATTTTTTTGTTGAATAAATATTTTAATAAGAATTTTTTTCTTTCTTCACCATAAGTTTTTAAAATATTAAAGCCTGAAAATTCTATTGGTGTCAAAGCTTTTCTTCTTATCCTTTTCTTTGTTTCTATCCTGATTCTTTGCCTTAAATCAGGATAAATGATATTATAATTTTCAAACATACTAATATCTGAGGTTTTTCTTTGAATATTTAAATATTGATTATAGATTGTCACTTCTGCATTACCACCTGATGTTCTAGTCAAATTAAAATTAATAGTTTCTATAGTAGCACTTATCATATCTATTATTCCTTTTGTATCAGTAGAAATACTCTTTCCTCTCCTTGAATAATGATAGGTGTAAGCTAATATTCTAAAAACTTTCTCATAAGAAGAGAAATCTTTGCCATTTTTCATATATTTTTCAGGTATTAAATATGTAAATGGAATATCAACTCGGTTAAGCTCAATAAAAGTAATTTTCAAACTTTGTGTAACTAATACAACCTCAAGATTAGCTACCAAGTTTTTATTTACTTCTAAAACTTCCATAGAATTTTTAACAAGATATGCATTAATTCCTCTAAAATATCTCGGATAAGACACTTTAATTAATAAGTAATTATCTGCTATACTTGTAAAATCACAATAAGTATAACCATAAGGACTTTTAATCCTGTTAATACCAGATTTTAAATTTTCAATATAAAATCCCCCATTTTTTTCAAAATAAATTTTTATAGATATAGTATCCATAATAATCTCCTCCATATAATAAATTTGAAAGAAGAAAATATATAAAATAATTCTAATATTATCAGTGAGTATCGCTCCACTCCAACATAAAGTGGAGTGTTGCTCTCCCCACTGATATAAAGCTTAATTAGCAAAATCTTAATACATTCCCTGCTTACAATCAGGGTTGTTATTTTTAAGTGAAAATATTTTTTATTTTGTTATAACATTATTAAAAAATAAATGAAAAAAATCCCTGAATTGTATCAAGGGAAATAAAAAATAAATTTATCAATATTATTTATATGGAAGAGTTATGAAAATATTAAAAATTATCTATAAATTTTTATTAAATTTCTCTAAAATTTTTATATTTTTTATAAATAATTTGAAATTTTATAGTTTTTTTGATAAAATTTAATAAAAATAGGATATTTTTATTAAAATGAGGTGAATTTCATAAAATGTTAGTGGAAGAATTAATAAAATTAGTAAAAAATATTAAAAAAAATAAAAGTGAATCACAAAATATAGAAATAAAAGCAGCAAATCAAGGAACCCCTAAAAGGCTGTATGATACATTATCCAGCTTTTCAAATCAAGATTCAGGAGGGATTATCATATTTGGAATAGATGAAAGCAAAGATTTTGAAATTGTAGGTGTATATGATTTACAAGATTTACAAAAATCCGTAACAGAACAATGTAATCAAATGAGCCCAGTAGTTAGAGGTGTTTTTACTTTTGCAGAAATAGATGATAAATTTATATGTTCGCTTGAAGTTCCAAGCATAGATTTGATAGAAAGACCTTGTTATTATAAAGGAGCCGGGAAAATAAAAGGTTCATACATAAGAGTTGGAGAAGCTGATTTACCTATGACTGACTATGAAATTTATAGTTACGAAGCATATAAAAGACACCTTCATGATGATGAGAGAGAAGTCCCTAGAGCAACTGCTTCAACTATGGATATATTTGAAATTGAAAAATATATTCAAGAAAAAAGATATGAGAAGCCTAAGTTTGCAAAATTAAATGATGAACAAGCCTATGAAATATTAAATATAAAAAGAAATGGAAATTTTACCCTTGCTTCAGTTTTGAATTTTGGAATATATCCTCAAGGAATATTCCCTCAGCTTGCAATAACAGCCATCGTTAGTGCAGGAAATGAAATAGGGGAAACTGGAAAAGATAATGAAAGATTTTTGGATAATAAAAGAATAGAGGGCACTTTATCTGAAATGCTGGAAGAAGCAATAATTTTTTGTAAAAGAAATATGAAAACTAAAACTATTATTGATAATAAAAGTGGTAAGCGAATTGATAAAACGGAATATCCAATAAACGCAATAAGGGAGGCAATATTAAATGCACTTATTCATAGAGATTATTCTATACATACAGAAGGAACTCCTATACAAATAAATTTCTTTAATAATCGTTTAGAAATTCGTAATCCGGGTGGACTTTACGGAAGAATGACAGTTGAACAGTTAGGAAAAACTAGAGCAGATTTAAGAAACCCAACTCTTGCAGTTATGGCAGAAAATATAAATAAGACCGAAAATCGTTATTCAGGTATCCCTACAATAAGATTAGAGATGAAAGAGTATAACTTACCTGAACCAAAATTTATAAGCACAAATGGAGAATTTATAGTTATTTTATATAATACTTTACAAATCGATGAAAATATTTCTGTTGAAGATAGAATAATTAATTTCTGCACTACACCTAGAAGTAGAAAAGAAATTGCTGACTATTTAGGAATGAAGACAGCAGTATACACTTATTCAAAATATATTGAGCCACTTATTAAAGCTAATAAGCTAGGTCTAACAATACCTGAAAAACCAACAAGTAAATTCCAAAAATATTATAAAATATAGAAAATTATTTTGATATAATCTAACACTCGTAACACTTTTAGAATATTTTAGAATTGATTAGAAATAAAAATATATAAAATATATATTTGACAATTCACTATAATTTAATATACTTGTACTTAAGTACAAGTATATTAAAAATCTTAAAAAACAACATAATTTTAAATTATTCACTTAATTTTTAGGTGAATTTTTTATTAAAATTCAGGGAGTGATCTTATGAAAGAAAAAGAAAAAATAGAAAGGCTTGTTACAGATAATTTTAAAATAAATACAGAGGAATTTAAAAAATTATCTCCTGAAGAAAGAGAAAGAAAAAAATTAATAGCAGAAAACACTATAAAAATGTTTATAAAGCATAATGAGCTATTTGAGGAGTTGGCAAAATGAGATTCTTAAATGTTGAAGATATGATAGAAATACATGAAAGCCTAATAGCTGTTTATGGAGGTCTGAATGGAGTCAGAAATGAAAATTTACTTCACTCTTCTATTGAACAGATACATCAAACTTTTGCTGGAGAAGATTTATATCCCAGTTTAGAGGAAAAAACTGCTAGATTAGGCTATAGCATTATAAGAAATCATCCTTTCTTAGATGGAAATAAAAGAACAGGACTAACTTTAATGCTTCATACTTTGCTTATAAATAATATTATTTTAGATGATGACTACATTAATAAAAGTCTTTCATTTATTCAGTCTTTAGCTTCAGGTGAAAAATCATACGAAGATGTTTTAGAATGGATAAAAAAAGTAATAAAATAATGATATAATATATAAAAAGGAAAAGAGGTGTAGATTATGTCAAAGAGAATACCAATAGGAATAAGTGATTTTAAAACATTAATAGAAAATGAGTATTATTATTTTGATAAGACAAAATTTATTGAAAATATAATAGAAGAATCTGGAAAATCACTACTTTTTACAAGACCTAGAAGATTCGGTAAAACTCTTAATATGTCTACACTTAGATATTTTTTTGATATAGCTAATGCTGAAGAAAATAGAAAACTATTTAAAGATTTATATATAGAAAAATCAGCTAGCTTTAAATATCAAGGGCAATATCCAATAATATATATTTCTTTAAAAGATTTAAAATTAAACTCTTTTAAAGAAACTCTCGAGGAACTAAAAAACTTAATAGCTGAACTTTATGAGGAGCATATTTATACATTAGAAAATTTAAGTAGTTTTAATGAGAACATCTTCAATAACATACTAACAAGGAAGCCTAATATGGTTGAGCTTAGAAACTCTTTAAAGTTCCTCTCAAAAATTTTAAAAGATCATCATAAAAAGAAGGTAGTTTTAATAATAGATGAATATGATACTCCAATAGTATCAGGCTATGAATATGGCTATTATGATGAAGCTATATCCTTTTTTAGATCTTTTCTAGGTTCAGTATTGAAGGATAATGAGTATCTGCAAATTGGAGTTATGACAGGAATATTAAGGGTTGCAAAGGAAGGAATATTTTCAGGACTTAATAATCTTTCAGTTTATACTATCTTAGATGATAAGTACTCAGAATTTTTTGGACTAAATGAAATTGAAGTAGAGAAAGCCTTAATTGATTATTATATAGATTATAGAATTAATGATGTAAAAAAATGGTATGATGGATATTTATTTGGAAATACAGAAATTTATAATCCTTGGTCTATTGTAAATTTTATTGCAAATAAAGAATTAGAAAGTTACTGGGTAAATACATCAGATAATCATTTGATTAAAAAAATATTAAGTGAAGCTGATAACTCAATCTTTGAAGATTTACAAAAGTTATTTAATTATCAAGTGATAGAAAAAAGTATTGATAAAAGCTCTAGCTTAACAGAGTTAAATGATAAAAAAGATTTATGGCAACTACTTTTATTCAGTGGATATTTAACTATTGAGAAAAAGATAGAAAATACTATGGGAGTTTATTCTTTAAAAATTGTGAATAGAGAAATACATAACTTTTTCAAAAAGATGTTTATAGATAATTTTTTATCAGATGAAAGTACATTTTTAAAAATGATAGAAAGTCTATTTAAAAAAGATTTTGTTAGTTTTGAAAAATATTTGCAGTCAATTTTGTTATCTAGTTTAAGTTATTATGATACAGCACATGAAGAAAAATTTTATCATAATTTAATGCTGGGAATGATTTTATACCTGGATAAAAAATACAAAGTTTTATCAAACCGAGAAATAGGCTTAGGCAGATATGATATCGCATTGGAGCCAAAAAATATAAATGATACAGCTTATATTTTTGAATTTAAGGTTGCTAAAAATAGCAAAGATTTAGAAAGAAAAGCTCAAGAAGCATTAGAGCAAATAAAAGATAGAAAATATTTTATTGGCTTAAAAGACCAAAATTTTAATGTTTTACATATTGGGATGGCTTTTTGCGGGAAAGAAGTTAAGGTAAAGTGTTTTGAATAAATTTTATAGAAAATTCTAAAATATAAATTAAAGAAGCTAATTGTAAATAAAAATATTTATGACTAGCTTCTTTTATAAAGAAAGATATATTAGTCATTAAAGCAGTGTTTTTGAAATTTTTTCTCAAAAATATTGCCTTTTTTAAAAAGAATTAGTATAATAAATTAATAAAGGGTTATAGACTACCCTTATTAATCTAAATATATTATTAATAAGGAGGACTAAAATGCTATTACAATTTTATTTCTCAAATTATCGTTCTTTTGAAGGAGAAGCAACACTTGATATGAGAGCAAGCGGAAGCAATGAACTTTCGTCACATATTAGAATACAAGGGAATGAAAAGATACTTCCTGTATCTGCAATTTATGGTGCAAATGCCAGTGGTAAATCTTCTGCTTTTGAAGCATTTGAATTTATGGCTTGGTGTGTTTCTGAATCTCTTTCTTTTTCAAAAGAGGGTAAAGAAAAAACTCAAAAATTAACTGTTGATTCTTTTAAATTTAGTAATAAAGTAAAAGAACCTAGTGAATTTGAAATAAACTATATTGATAAAAATGGAAAAAAGGAATTATATTACACTTATGGCTTTAAGATAACTAATTCAGGCATTGTTGAAGAATATCTTGCTTATAATACAAAAACTGGTGTCAAAAGGAATGAAGATTTTACATATATTTTTCATAGAAAACATAAAGAAAAACTTTACTTAGATTCTACAATTGAAAAATTTAGAGAAAATATTGAGATTTCTTTAAAAAATGTAACTCTTTTAGTTTCACTAGGAGCAGCACTAAATATAAAAGAAATGAAAAAAGTTAAAGATTGGTTTTTCAAAACAGAAGTTATTAACTTTAGTAATTCTCTTTATGGTGTCTTTTTTGAAAATATTCTCCCTAGAAAAGCCGATGAAAGCCAAGAAGTTAGAGAAAATTTAGTTAGATTTATTAATTCTTTCGATAACTCCATAATTGACATAGAAGTCGAAAAA from Fusobacterium russii ATCC 25533 includes these protein-coding regions:
- a CDS encoding AAA family ATPase, which encodes MLLQFYFSNYRSFEGEATLDMRASGSNELSSHIRIQGNEKILPVSAIYGANASGKSSAFEAFEFMAWCVSESLSFSKEGKEKTQKLTVDSFKFSNKVKEPSEFEINYIDKNGKKELYYTYGFKITNSGIVEEYLAYNTKTGVKRNEDFTYIFHRKHKEKLYLDSTIEKFRENIEISLKNVTLLVSLGAALNIKEMKKVKDWFFKTEVINFSNSLYGVFFENILPRKADESQEVRENLVRFINSFDNSIIDIEVEKVPSSNDKEEDNYRVFTIHKSKDNIPIKLSLQQESSGTKKMFALYQILLDVLERGGVFFADELDIKLHPLLMRNIILTFSDKEKNPNNAQLIFTTHNTIYMDMDLLRRDEIWFVEKKQGVSNLYSLDDITNEKGEKVRKDSNYEKHYLLGNYGAVPYLKNLLGRD
- a CDS encoding AAA family ATPase, which gives rise to MSKRIPIGISDFKTLIENEYYYFDKTKFIENIIEESGKSLLFTRPRRFGKTLNMSTLRYFFDIANAEENRKLFKDLYIEKSASFKYQGQYPIIYISLKDLKLNSFKETLEELKNLIAELYEEHIYTLENLSSFNENIFNNILTRKPNMVELRNSLKFLSKILKDHHKKKVVLIIDEYDTPIVSGYEYGYYDEAISFFRSFLGSVLKDNEYLQIGVMTGILRVAKEGIFSGLNNLSVYTILDDKYSEFFGLNEIEVEKALIDYYIDYRINDVKKWYDGYLFGNTEIYNPWSIVNFIANKELESYWVNTSDNHLIKKILSEADNSIFEDLQKLFNYQVIEKSIDKSSSLTELNDKKDLWQLLLFSGYLTIEKKIENTMGVYSLKIVNREIHNFFKKMFIDNFLSDESTFLKMIESLFKKDFVSFEKYLQSILLSSLSYYDTAHEEKFYHNLMLGMILYLDKKYKVLSNREIGLGRYDIALEPKNINDTAYIFEFKVAKNSKDLERKAQEALEQIKDRKYFIGLKDQNFNVLHIGMAFCGKEVKVKCFE
- a CDS encoding ATP-binding protein; the protein is MLVEELIKLVKNIKKNKSESQNIEIKAANQGTPKRLYDTLSSFSNQDSGGIIIFGIDESKDFEIVGVYDLQDLQKSVTEQCNQMSPVVRGVFTFAEIDDKFICSLEVPSIDLIERPCYYKGAGKIKGSYIRVGEADLPMTDYEIYSYEAYKRHLHDDEREVPRATASTMDIFEIEKYIQEKRYEKPKFAKLNDEQAYEILNIKRNGNFTLASVLNFGIYPQGIFPQLAITAIVSAGNEIGETGKDNERFLDNKRIEGTLSEMLEEAIIFCKRNMKTKTIIDNKSGKRIDKTEYPINAIREAILNALIHRDYSIHTEGTPIQINFFNNRLEIRNPGGLYGRMTVEQLGKTRADLRNPTLAVMAENINKTENRYSGIPTIRLEMKEYNLPEPKFISTNGEFIVILYNTLQIDENISVEDRIINFCTTPRSRKEIADYLGMKTAVYTYSKYIEPLIKANKLGLTIPEKPTSKFQKYYKI
- a CDS encoding type II toxin-antitoxin system death-on-curing family toxin; this translates as MRFLNVEDMIEIHESLIAVYGGLNGVRNENLLHSSIEQIHQTFAGEDLYPSLEEKTARLGYSIIRNHPFLDGNKRTGLTLMLHTLLINNIILDDDYINKSLSFIQSLASGEKSYEDVLEWIKKVIK